ATACCACTGCACTATACCAGcgtcctactccctccatcttacCGTTGCGGGAGGGAGTATTACTGTTTACCGTTGCGGGGAcggcatgatttttttttaagataatgaaaatAGTTACACATGACCAATAAGTCTTAGCtttgagaaagaaaaagaaaataaactcaAGTGATGGACAAGTCTTCAACTAAAATAATGACTATTAAAAATAGAGGGAGAGAGTATTACCATTTACCGTTGCGGGGACGGcatgttttttttagataatgagaaTGGTTACACATAACCAATAAGTCTTAGTtttgagaaagaaaaataaaataaactcaAGTGATGGACAAGTCTTCAAATCCTTTAAAAAATTGACCACTAAATTAAAAACTATGACAAATTACATAGATGCTATTTTAACCACTAAATTAAAAACTATGACAAATTACATAGATGCTAGATAGTAATTCTGTACATACCCTTAACTACAATTCCAAAAATATAATACCAATGTGTATGGTATTCTGCTTAGTATCAAAGATCAAGTACGGAGTTGGATGACGTGAATGCTCTCCAAGTTTGCATATGATCCATTGATTCCCTCACAAGCAACAGTTTTCTTTATGATTCCACACCCTCCCAATCGTCCATGTTGTGCGTAATATAACAGAGCAATTCTAAAAGTCAATGCTGGGCCCTGTATCAACTAAACAGGCTTTCAGAGTTGCTGTACTAGTAACATGCGATTAACAAAATTCAGAATTTGGTAAAAAGTACATCATGACACCGATCTCACTTAACCAACACCGTGTTTAGTTTCGAAGTTACTTTTCAAAATTCCAATTTTTCCATTATATCAAagctttcctacacacaaacttttaactttttcgttacatcattttaatttcaatcaaacttccaattttaataTGAACTAACCGAGCAACAGAACTCGCTGCTGCAACGCAGGCCTTATCTGCGTCGAGGCTCCATCACGTGGTCGTTGGATGCGACCACGCGGCGATCCAACGGCCACGGAGACGCTCCTCCCCAACCtccgatattttttttctctccttctcctctcccttaTCACCTTCCTCTCCCCAAAGTCCAAGGTTCTACCGGGGTTTCagatttctctctcttcctctaccacctccgccgctgctCGTCGTCACCGACCTCCAAATCCGAACCAAAATTCTCTCGCCATTGCGGGGATTGGAGCTCCAAGGGATAAGCTCTGCCTGCCCTAGGCGCCGCatgcctctcctcctcttccccatctcccctccctgcgtgcccccgccgcggccccgcctacgccgcctctccccgccgccgcccatggcggccgtcgcgccgccgtcgctgagcACGCCCGTGACCATACTCCCCTCCGTGTCTGTCGCCTTGCCCCCGCTTCCACCCCCTGCTACTGATGACTTCCACTGGCTCGACCTCTTCGCGTTCCTCAACTCCCCCGCGGATTCCTACCAGATTCCTGTGGAGGagcaggaggtggaggtggaggtggaggtggaggtgggggtggagagggagagggagagggagagggagagggagagggagagggagcgggCGAGGAAGGCGGAGCACCGGCGGCTGCGGCAGCGGCAGGTGAAGGCGGagacggaggcgtgggcgcgggccGCCGACGAGTACCGGGAGCTCGAGCGGGAGATGCTCGACCGGAGGCTCGCGCCCGCGCTGCCCTACGTCAAGTCGCTCTTCCTCGGCTGGTTCGAGCCGCTGCGCGACGCCATCGCCCGGGACCAGGAGGTGCAGCGGCGGAAGCGGGTCAAGCACGTCTACGCCAAGTACCTGCTCCTGCTGCCCGCGGACAAGGTGGCCGTCATCGTCATGCACAAGATGATGGGCCTCCTCATGTCGAGCAAGGATGGCGTCGCCAGCGTCCGTGTTGTCCAGGCCGCGCACTGCATCGGCGAGGCTGTTGAACGTGAGGTGAGTGGTTCAGTTATAAAGTTTTAGGAGTAAATGCACGGCGATTTTGATACCATTCACGCACAACATGACAACAATGCCTCGTGATCAGGTGGCGATCAGTCACACTAGTGTATTTAGCACTTGACTGGCTATGGTTTTTCTGGTACTCGGCATAGCTGTTCAGGGATGTGTTTATGATTTTCATCTGATTGTCCAATAATTTGATCCAGAATCGACTCAACAACGTAGAAGCTTTGGACAGTTTAGCGCTTTATACAACTGATAGATGTGTTAGGAGTTGGAATGTATGCTCTCATTATCTTATCGTAATGTGATCATCATGTGAAGATGTTGAGACCTAAGGAAAAATTTGTTAAGACTCAGTAAGGTCTTATAAGTTGATGATAGCTGCGCTAACCACTATATAAGAGGTTTTCTTGTGGTGACATGGTTACAGATTGGATATTGTGTTTGAGATAATGAACTTTGCAATGGCAATCATGCAATGTTTAACTCTtgagcatatatataaataaccAATGCTATGGGTGAACAAAGCTCCTGACGTGTTCAAACTGTAAAAGGAAGTTAGGGATTCTTCTTCCTGCTGAGTCAGATATTCATCTTCTGTGTGAGAGTTGTATATACGCTTCAATTCTGGTGGAACTCAGTACTATTGAAAATTCTTCTTTTTGGAATTTCGGTCTTCACCAAACAATGTAGCCTCTAGTGACAGTTGAGTTGACTGTGTGTTGAATGCTTTTGGTTTGCTTGTTCTGTAGTTCAAAGTCCAGACATTCTTTCAAAAGACAAGGAAGAAAAGTGCAGGTGAAAATGATTTGGCATTAGAGAAGGAGCAGGCCAAATGCCGAAAACGTGTTAAGAGTTTGGTTAGGAGGAGAAAGTTGACTGAAGCACAGAAGATTGTGCAACAGGAGATTGAATTGGAAGAATGGGGCACAGAATCCCAAGTGAAGGTGTTTTTTTGCCCACTACACCTGCAATCACAACCTTCTTGTCTTATGCATTGCAAAATCTTAACCCTCTTTTTGGTACTGCAGTTAGGGACCCGCTTGATTGAGTTGTTACTGGATTCAGCTTTTGTACAGTCACCAGCTGACCAAACACCAGAGAGTTCTCCAGATATTCGACCAGCATTTAAACACGTACTTCGACAACCTATAGTAGAAAATGGGTAGGGTAGCACGTTCTTCTCTACTGTTTACTTTTGTTGCAAATACTTGCATGTTGTGTCTGTGCAGAGTACTCACATCCACATTTCTATGATTATCATGTGCTTACTTAGATTGACGTAGATATTTTTGTGACATTTATGTTTGATGTGCAGGAGACTGAAGAAAAAGCACTGGGTGATAGAGTGTGACCCTCTTGTGCATGAGGGGTTTGAAAGCACTGTAAGTTTACTTTGCACCCCCTATGCAGGTTATTTTTCTTGATTGAAAGAACATCTGGCTCATTTATGTCTATCTTCCTGTACATGTTATGTGGATTTTCTCAATTGTGCCAAACATTTAGtggacttatgtttttatttgGCAATTGTTTTGTCTGTgcaaatgatttttttcagaTATACTTAGAGATTTGAATATGTTGCAGGCTAGGCACGTGGAGATAccctatcttcctatgcttgtGACTCCTAAAAAATGGAAGGGGTATGTTGATGATTCATTCATATGCCCTATCAGTTAGTTCTGTATGATgtttattatttatttcattAACATGCGAAACAACCTATATTGGTTAAGATATTATTTACTTCCTGCATCTCTGCTCTGGTGATTTTAATTTGTCAGCCATATTTTGTTTCAGCTATGATACAGGTGGGTACCTTTTTCTTCCCTCATATATTATGCGGACACATGGCGTGAAAGATCAAAAGGAAGCCATTAAGAGTGTTCCGAGAAAACAGCTACGGAAAGTATTTGAGGTCAGCTGCCAGTGATTACCTATCTATTAGACAATCATGCACTTTATTCTGAACATGCATTTGTTGGCATAATGGCATCAATACATACCATGAAAAAGTATTATTCAAGCATTAATCTCCTCTGTCAGAACTCAGAAGCTAAAAGCATTTTATGCCTACTCGCCATGCTCTATTTATTCCATGGATGTTTATTCAATTGTGCATCCTTAATTTTTGAATGAACTGATGACGTATATCCGTCTGTGAGTTTGTGACAGCCTTCTGATTTCTCAAGTATTATCATATTGGCAGGCATTAGATACCCTTGGGAGTACTAAATGGAGGGTGAATAGAAGAGTACATAATGCTGTTGAAACTATTTGGAGTCGAGGTGGGGGCATTGCAGGACTGGTTGATAAGGAAAATGTAAGTAACTCAAATTGTTTAATGTTTGTTAATTCTGACATTACGAACAGTGTTTCATATTATGCTCGAGGCACATTGGACACATCTCTGTTGACATGCGATCTGTTTGTGCTTCTGTTTTTTTATAGATTCCTCTACCTGAACGACCAGAAACGGAGGATCCAGATGAAATACAGAAATGGAAGTGGAGCTT
The Oryza sativa Japonica Group chromosome 6, ASM3414082v1 DNA segment above includes these coding regions:
- the LOC4341695 gene encoding DNA-directed RNA polymerase 3B, chloroplastic, with product MPLLLFPISPPCVPPPRPRLRRLSPPPPMAAVAPPSLSTPVTILPSVSVALPPLPPPATDDFHWLDLFAFLNSPADSYQIPVEEQEVEVEVEVEVGVERERERERERERERERARKAEHRRLRQRQVKAETEAWARAADEYRELEREMLDRRLAPALPYVKSLFLGWFEPLRDAIARDQEVQRRKRVKHVYAKYLLLLPADKVAVIVMHKMMGLLMSSKDGVASVRVVQAAHCIGEAVEREFKVQTFFQKTRKKSAGENDLALEKEQAKCRKRVKSLVRRRKLTEAQKIVQQEIELEEWGTESQVKLGTRLIELLLDSAFVQSPADQTPESSPDIRPAFKHVLRQPIVENGRLKKKHWVIECDPLVHEGFESTARHVEIPYLPMLVTPKKWKGYDTGGYLFLPSYIMRTHGVKDQKEAIKSVPRKQLRKVFEALDTLGSTKWRVNRRVHNAVETIWSRGGGIAGLVDKENIPLPERPETEDPDEIQKWKWSLKKAKKANRELHAERCDTELKLSVARKMREEDGFYYPHNLDFRGRAYPMHAHLSHLGSDLCRGVLEYAEGRPLGKSGLRWLKIHLANKYGGGIEKLSHEDKVAFVENQLPDIFDSATNPVDGNCWWMNAEDPFQCLAACMDLSDALKSSSPQCAVSHLPIHQDGSCNGLQHYAALGRDYMGAAAVNLVPGDKPADIYSEIAARVLDVVREDSMEDPATNPTASLARVLVDQVDRKLVKQTVMTSVYGVTYIGARQQITKRLQEKGLITDDKLLYEVSCYATRVTLDALGQMFQSARGIMAWLGDCAKMIASENHPVKWTSPVGLPVVQPYKKYKNYMIRTSLQCLALRREGDAIALQRQKAAFPPNFVHSLDSSHMMMTAIACKKAGLHFAGVHDSFWVHACDVDKMNQILREQFVELYSMPILENLLKEFQTSFPTLEFPPCPSQGDFDVREVLASTYFFN